tcgttctatttaaatttttgctgtgcatatatcagtgttaaaaagatattaaaataaatttagcatacgtcaacctaatcgacaaacgttttaagcgtggtaattattaaatatttttaactgaggaagtgattttaacgatttcatttgtgtagatatttataatgcggcctggattgaagagatcttccgtttgggagtttttaccaaaaatggcaatgaagttaaatgccatatatgcaaaaaaaattttaacttttctggcaacacatcaaatttaaatgaccatctacgccgtaagtatccgtcttcctcagaaccatggtggaataaccaggtgaagtaagccgtcaattgtctcgctctaaattcttctttgttctatcattcggctatctgaaaatttttcaccaatgttgtccccggaAAATgtggtttttttgcatttttcaggagtgaaatatggtagttttagtcattttttcatctaaaccagtaggtgaatatcggtggacctttaccggatttaattacagagattcatatttgggtatctttggtgtgggcttccataagtaaggtcgtgcttaactattgcgtttatattattgatgtttccatcatataagtatgtttaatttgttccaaaaaaatttgaaacaggtctttgttaaaacaaactatttgaattcgcgtcatatccaacaaggattttcgcctgtgcagcgctactgaagactatcgaaaaatgtgcaagaacaccaaaactatCGTATTACcccttatttatgtaaacactttgctaaaacaatggatttctaaatacaatTACGAAAAGTTGTTACTATGTttgttttggcctaaaaattagaccactatGATAAGAAGAATGTTACTGTTATGGATTgtaaattagaatatatgaatccgacTCGCTTGGATTAgcaccttctggttctaggccgactcctattatatcccctgacatattttagtaaataataacttgggaacattagtaatacatcatgaattaactgccaagagcttatgggagatcttctgatcaagtttgtatgatatattaaaaggtcatatgttttacttccaactctcaatgtcaaattaacagagcagatggaaagaacaatggatttttagagatcgaaacacatttaaaagtattacgatcacttccaagtgtgactgtaaaacttttcatcaaacccgaaacccatttaagtgcgcaaagttcctacagttcaactatataatggataacacctctcccacttatgtccggtttttcgataaaagcttcaactgaagttgaagttgagctcagtttactttagacgcattcttgaattttactactcatcgcagtttaagtttttaattttattcgatgcctaaagtaatataagttcgcactggtcttgtgtatcccttttgtattggcattaggttgcactgatatgctgaaaaagaaacagtctgtaatggctttcgtagcaaggcatttgtttttctactcctactattccaaagcgggtaaacattttaccctcttctgaccgttgaaaatacatccctaccgtttcagatagcgtacaccttctatctctttttatttacttcacctggttattccaccatgctcagaacataggaatctaacttcaggagaaatagcgtcagtaatttcagaagaggaacgtagttccacttctctttcgtcaactactgcagggagtgcagcgcgcagttcgttaacagtacctaccgaagacatttccaatagtggatgtttgagaaggactgtacaaacaaaattatttgttaccagcacacgttctgagctctcagagcaagaaaaaaataatattgatgaatctcttttaaagatgattacaaaagacttgcagccactttccatcgttgacaatgtaggatttgtagaatatacaaaaaagcttcagccattatattccttgccaaacaaaaaagttttatcaaatacaatgctaccttttaaatacaatgaagtaagaaagaaactgcattacttgctcaacattgtaacacatatttcagttacaactgaaaTGTGGGcttctgatagtcaaaaatctttttgtcagttactagtcatttcgttcgggataacaaaatgatttctgcagttttatcaacaaaggaaatcttaggaaatcatacctcccaaaatatagctacagaattgaagttaatatttgatgagaggtccgtttttgacaaaatatttactgtagtaagtgataacggggctaatattaaaaaggctataattgaaatgctacagaaACACCACACCCATGTGCAGCGCacacattaaatttatgtgtaattgatgccatcaaagctgttccacaagttactgtACTCATAAccaagtgtcgtgccatagtcacttactttaaccatagttctcaagcgacggaaaaattaaaaaatatgcaaaagcaaatgggcattactgaactgaggttaaaacaatatgtccctacccggtggaattccacccttataatgatggagatgggatcatttttgtttttaaatatgtttttaaatgtacttttcggaaaaaatacaaaaaaaattttaaagttttttttcaattaaataaaaaaaaaaaattctcggcccactccgggattagtggggatgattgcagaattcattgaagttttttatgagaaaaaaaagggcgaaattcaaaaaatctcgaaaaactgaaaaattacaaaaaaaattttaaaatttttttgaattttttccgaaaagtatatttaaaaacttatttaaaaaaaaaaatgatcccaaacggtcaatttttgaaaaagttatagcattttgaaaacaaaaacggtgttttttttttaaattcattactttttttgagtttgatgaaaaaatttgaaaaacttctgaaaagcgtctttcgtaagctagaaaaagaagaaaaactttcagccaattctaaaggggtcgggttcaaaattggtcgaaatgggatggaatactccatatatatctttatcttttctagtctttatttaccaaaaatttgaaaaagctctttattggtggaaattttttaaattttaattttaattctgcgtagaacacctttctgcatagccggccttcgaccgcgcttataaaaaataaccctgggctacgccattcttagtccgggtgtgtggtataaccgtggctgccgccacggtgatgtccttctgcgtagtacacctcTCTGCATACCTTTTGACGTATAATTacccctatagttattatttgcaccaaaaaaaaaaattatacggttgaactcaccataaacaccactaccgatactcatatacatttttttaatttgacaaatgtatgtattctgcagattacgcagaaggacatcaccgtggcggtagccacggttataccacacacccggacttggcatggcgtagcccagggttattttttataagcagaaggtgtatgtatgtatgtatttatttgaaaatttgttcctagcacaacaattttgacaaattatttaacagtgctagtcatgaatagcatgagctataaaaaattgaacatttataataataataaattagattattcaaattaaattaaatataacggataatagtgaaatatttatgtatgtaaatgtaaatcttaaaactaaataaaagtaattaataaatattaaagacagcagtagtgatgataacctttggctggttatagatcgaatagtatttaacaaatgaagaaagaagacacagagaaaggaaaaggacttagaaatgaacattttaacaacaacaatttgagatccagtttaagagtcgttaaaaaatgatgttagctcttttttgaagtgcagagcattacttaagagtcttgttgacttgtaggtagggagttccaaagacgtattacggtaacaaagaattggcgctcagaggttagcgtgcggtatctaatgtgcttaagaagaagcaccgatcttgatgattgcagaaaaataagcttaagATATaaattcttgatctagacgtgaatactcgtcttttgatacctcactcgaaaaaaaggcccaaattttggtgggtaccataaactgcacaattagcaatttatctttaatattgatgctaTGATTGAGgttatattaatccaatgcaactctgctcttcctactgtttttcattccactccattcgagtgtctttttcactgaattcgagtgccttccactctattcgcaacataacctcaatttaagctgccaaactatatagtaaacaatgattgtgcattcacgagttcaaaattgctttgttctgcgcatctacatcacacttgactgcttcagcgaatgaaagaaagagagaaaaaacaagagctaaaggaaaatgacgtaaaaattgttcataaaataatgtttacatgcgtaatgcgccaccttctataattccatcatgacgtacggcgcagtacgattttgacacttgttcatcgaatttacaaaGACAAAAtattttaagggccaattaatggtgacttataatcataaaaccataaccagataaaacagctgatcgaacctaccttattgaaatcaatgtaatcgattaatggtaccGTACCATAAcactaactcgattacattgatttccataaggtaggtatgatcagctgatttatctggttatggctttatggttataagtcaccttTAAATCGCCCTTacggaagtttaattagcccttaaggcagtttaattggccctttactcGTCGATATTTCAGTacattaaatcgattttttcggGGCGTTTTTGTGCATCACTAGTATTAACCTGTCAGCTTGTTGGGATAAAATTGTCTGATGCAATGTAaggtattatttattttgtgAACAAATACTTTGACGGAGAAAAGGAATAGGTTTGAAAACATCATAGTCTAGTTTACTTTAAGCTCCAATAGCAATGGACACAGAAGATGTAAGTTTTGTATTATTTATGAAGAAAGTGGTTTACTGACGCCGAAACGTGCGAGTCACTAAATGTTTTGAGGTTATGAGTAGGTGCAATACAATTACATTAAAACTGGATATATTTTCTATAGGGATTTGATCCAACTCTtctgaagaagaaaaaaaagaagaagaccTTTGACTTGGATGCTGCACTTGGGCTTGACGATGGCAGTAAGAAAGAAGAAGCCAAGGACGAGTCAGCTATGGATACTGGAGTTGCTGATTTAGAAGATAATTTAGATTTGGAAAGCTTTggcaagaagaaaaagaagaagaagaagcctTTCAATTTAGTCAAACTTGAGGGAGCATTGCCATCTACCAAAGAAATTGAGGAAGAAGGTAATAATGCCGCTATTGAGGAGCCAGAAGATGATATTAATTTGGATGATTTAAAAGATAATTTAGATTTGGAAAGCTTTggcaagaagaaaaagaagaagaagaagcctTTCATTTTAGTCAAACTTGAGGGAGCATTGCCATCTACCAAAGAAATTGAGGAAGAAGGTAATAATGCCGCTACTGAGGAGCCAGAAGATGATATTAATTTGAATGATTTAGAAGATAATTTAGATTTGGAAAGCTTTggcaagaagaaaaagaagaagaagaatccTTTCAATTTAGTCAAACTTGAGGGAGCATTGCCATCTACCAAAGAAATTGAGGAAGAAGGTAATAATGCCGCTACTGAGGAGCCAGAAGATGATATTAATTTGGATGATTTAAAAGATAATTTAGATTTGGAAAGCTTTggcaagaagaaaaagaagaagaagaagcctTTCATTTTAGTCAAACTGGAGGGAGCATTGTCATCTACCAAGGAAATTGAGGAAGAAGGTAATAATGCCGCTACTGAGGAGCCAGAAGATGATATTAATTTGGATGATTTAGAAGATAATTTAGATTTGGAAAGCTTTggcaagaagaaaaagaagaagaaaaagccTTTCAATTTAGTCAAACTTGAGGGAGCATTGCCATCTACCAAAGAAATTGAGGAAGAAGGTAATAATGCCGCTACTGAGGAGCCAGAAGATGATATTAATTTCGATGATTTAAAAGATATCTTAGATTTGGAAAGCTTTggcaagaagaaaaagaagaaaaagaagaagaagaagcctTTCATTTTAGTCAAACTTGAGAGAGTATGGCCATCTACCAAAGAAATTGAGGAAGAAGGTAATAATGCCGCTACTGAGGAGCCAGAAGATGATATTAATTTGGATGATTTAGAAGATAATTTAGATTTGGAAAGCTTTggcaagaagaaaaagaagaagaagaagcctTTCAATTTAGTCAAACTTGAGGGAGCATTGCCATCTACCAAAGAAATTGAGGAAGAAGGTAATAATGCCGCTACTGAGGAGCCAGAAGATGATATTAATTTGGATGATTTAAAAGATATCTTAGATTTGGAAAGCTTTggcaagaagaaaaagaagaagaagaagcctTTCATTTTAGTCAAACTTGAGGGAGCATTGCCATCTACCAAAGAAATTGAGGAAGAAGGTAATAATGCCGCTACTGAGGAGCCAGAAGATGATATTAATTTGGATATGGACTTCTCAATggcaaaaaagaaaaagaaggtTAAAAGGAAGGATTTAAataggtgttctacgcagaattaaaatttacgaaatttCCACCATGAAagagctttttaaaatttttggtaaataaagacttacCTGCTGATTTAGAAGATAATTTAGATTTGGAAAGCTTTggcaagaagaaaaagaagaagaagaagcctTTCAATTTAGTCAAACTTGAGGGAGCATTGCCATCTACCAAAGAAATTGAGGAAGAAGGTAATAGTGCCGCTACTAAGGAGCCAGAAGATGATGATATTAATTTTCCCAAGTAGCCACCATCGGAACCATCGGCCGGACGACACCCGAGGAACATCCCTCCGACGCAGCCCAAGTTCAATCGTTACAATCCGACAATGAAAGCCAAATAATTCTCCTCACAGCGATAGTGTCGATGGAACACCGAGGGggctgcttcaggctcagagccttagtggatcaaagATCAGAACGTAGCTTCATTTCATCAAAAGCTCAGATCAAGCTAGGGCTTCCATATaaccactccctatttgaaatatcgggcatgggaggccgagtagtacaaacctccaacaatttgtgctcactgaccctagtctaaAATGACAATAAGGTAAAATTAAAAGCCCAGGCAACACTCCCAACACTTAGGCTATACCCCGAACAGAGTATAAAATGGTCTCACCTTAAACTAGCCGACCAAAGTTATCGGAATCCatcccaaatcgatctggtattaggcagcgATCTCATCTCTCAAATCATGTTAAATGGCATCGGAAAGATCTCACCCACATtgctagcccaaaacacaataaTTGGCTAAACCCCGAAAAGGTGGgagcacactcctctcaagcatCGGCAGTGACGAATGTCCAGTTGAATGAACAGCTACGGGAAATTGAAGAgatacccagaacgcgagtggaaaaAATGTCCACCatgaaagagctttttcaaatttttggtaaataaagagaaaagttaaatatgtatatacatcagatgaaaggtatttttataagctatttttggattttttaatttttgaaatccatcctcTAGTTTCGgatatattttgatttgaaaaattcataatttcgccttttgacatggaattacccccaaacctttcatttgcaccaaaaagaAATATGCTGTTGGAATAGGCATAAGAATctctagggggactcatgtaaccttataaatgccttttaaagtgtgtaaacgtataaacgtaaattctataccaaatacggaaaaagggatgaaacatggtaattggattggtttattgacgcgaaaataactttggaaaaaactttgtaaaatggttgtgacacgtaccatattaagtagaagaaaatgaaaaagttctgcagggcgaaataaaaaacccttgaaatctttgcaggaatactgttcgtggtattgcatatataaataaattagcagtatccaacagatgatgttctgggtcaccctggtccacattttggtcgatatctggaaaacgccttcacatatacaactaccaccactcccttttaagactctaatacctttaatttgataccaatatcgtacaaacacatgctagagtctcccctggcccacctttatggcgatatctcgaaaaggcgtccacctatagaacgaaggcccactcccttggcCACAACCTTGGAGGTTGgtcaaatcagctgttataaggttaccgataaagcaccaatgtctccagcttaatgcgccaccttctataattccatcatgacgtacggcgcagtacgattttgacatttgtccatcgaatttacagaCAAAAtattttaagggccaattaatggtgacataatcataaaaccataaccagataaaacagctgattgaacctaccttatggaaatcaatgtaatcgattaatagtgccataccataacgcaaACGCCATAACCATGCCATAGCCAACcagttggtttttggtttctcgcaatatacataacataaaaatatttgagttggtgaat
The Eurosta solidaginis isolate ZX-2024a chromosome 5, ASM4086904v1, whole genome shotgun sequence DNA segment above includes these coding regions:
- the LOC137252502 gene encoding DNA ligase 1-like isoform X13, producing MDTEDGFDPTLLKKKKKKKTFDLDAALGLDDGSKKEEAKDESAMDTGVADLEDNLDLESFGKKKKKKKKPFNLVKLEGALPSTKEIEEEGNNAAIEEPEDDINLDDLKDNLDLESFGKKKKKKKKPFILVKLEGALPSTKEIEEEGNNAATEEPEDDINLNDLEDNLDLESFGKKKKKKKNPFNLVKLEGALPSTKEIEEEGNNAATEEPEDDINLDDLKDNLDLESFGKKKKKKKKPFILVKLEGALSSTKEIEEEEDNLDLESFGKKKKKKKKPFNLVKLEGALPSTKEIEEEDILDLESFGKKKKKKKKKKKPFILVKLERVWPSTKEIEEEGNNAATEEPEDDINLDDLEDNLDLESFGKKKKKKKKPFNLVKLEGALPSTKEIEEEGNNAATEEPEDDINLDDLKDILDLESFGKKKKKKKKPFILVKLEGALPSTKEIEEEEDNLDLESFGKKKKKKKKPFNLVKLEGALPSTKEIEEEGNSAATKEPEDDDINFPK
- the LOC137252502 gene encoding DNA ligase 1-like isoform X7, whose product is MDTEDGFDPTLLKKKKKKKTFDLDAALGLDDGSKKEEAKDESAMDTGVADLEDNLDLESFGKKKKKKKKPFNLVKLEGALPSTKEIEEEGNNAAIEEPEDDINLDDLKDNLDLESFGKKKKKKKKPFILVKLEGALPSTKEIEEEGNNAATEEPEDDINLNDLEDNLDLESFGKKKKKKKNPFNLVKLEGALPSTKEIEEEGNNAATEEPEDDINLDDLKDNLDLESFGKKKKKKKKPFILVKLEGALSSTKEIEEEGNNAATEEPEDDINLDDLEDNLDLESFGKKKKKKKKPFNLVKLEGALPSTKEIEEEDILDLESFGKKKKKKKKKKKPFILVKLERVWPSTKEIEEEGNNAATEEPEDDINLDDLEDNLDLESFGKKKKKKKKPFNLVKLEGALPSTKEIEEEGNNAATEEPEDDINLDDLKDILDLESFGKKKKKKKKPFILVKLEGALPSTKEIEEEEDNLDLESFGKKKKKKKKPFNLVKLEGALPSTKEIEEEGNSAATKEPEDDDINFPK
- the LOC137252502 gene encoding DNA ligase 1-like isoform X17 — translated: MDTEDGFDPTLLKKKKKKKTFDLDAALGLDDGSKKEEAKDESAMDTGVADLEDNLDLESFGKKKKKKKKPFNLVKLEGALPSTKEIEEEGNNAAIEEPEDDINLDDLKDNLDLESFGKKKKKKKKPFILVKLEGALPSTKEIEEEGNNAATEEPEDDINLNDLEDNLDLESFGKKKKKKKNPFNLVKLEGALPSTKEIEEEGNNAATEEPEDDINLDDLKDNLDLESFGKKKKKKKKPFILVKLEGALSSTKEIEEEDNLDLESFGKKKKKKKKPFNLVKLEGALPSTKEIEEEDILDLESFGKKKKKKKKKKKPFILVKLERVWPSTKEIEEEGNNAATEEPEDDINLDDLEDNLDLESFGKKKKKKKKPFNLVKLEGALPSTKEIEEEGNNAATEEPEDDINLDDLKDILDLESFGKKKKKKKKPFILVKLEGALPSTKEIEEEEDNLDLESFGKKKKKKKKPFNLVKLEGALPSTKEIEEEGNSAATKEPEDDDINFPK
- the LOC137252502 gene encoding uncharacterized protein PF3D7_1120000-like isoform X16, whose product is MDTEDGFDPTLLKKKKKKKTFDLDAALGLDDGSKKEEAKDESAMDTGVADLEDNLDLESFGKKKKKKKKPFNLVKLEGALPSTKEIEEEGNNAAIEEPEDDINLDDLKDNLDLESFGKKKKKKKKPFILVKLEGALPSTKEIEEEGNNAATEEPEDDINLNDLEDNLDLESFGKKKKKKKNPFNLVKLEGALPSTKEIEEEGNNAATEEPEDDINLDDLKDNLDLESFGKKKKKKKKPFILVKLEGALSSTKEIEEEGNNAATEEPEDDINLDDLEDNLDLESFGKKKKKKKKPFNLVKLEGALPSTKEIEEEGNNAATEEPEDDINFDDLKDILDLESFGKKKKKKKKKKKPFILVKLERVWPSTKEIEEEEDNLDLESFGKKKKKKKKPFNLVKLEGALPSTKEIEEEDILDLESFGKKKKKKKKPFILVKLEGALPSTKEIEEEEDNLDLESFGKKKKKKKKPFNLVKLEGALPSTKEIEEEGNSAATKEPEDDDINFPK
- the LOC137252502 gene encoding uncharacterized protein PF3D7_1120000-like isoform X10, giving the protein MDTEDGFDPTLLKKKKKKKTFDLDAALGLDDGSKKEEAKDESAMDTGVADLEDNLDLESFGKKKKKKKKPFNLVKLEGALPSTKEIEEEGNNAAIEEPEDDINLDDLKDNLDLESFGKKKKKKKKPFILVKLEGALPSTKEIEEEDNLDLESFGKKKKKKKNPFNLVKLEGALPSTKEIEEEGNNAATEEPEDDINLDDLKDNLDLESFGKKKKKKKKPFILVKLEGALSSTKEIEEEGNNAATEEPEDDINLDDLEDNLDLESFGKKKKKKKKPFNLVKLEGALPSTKEIEEEGNNAATEEPEDDINFDDLKDILDLESFGKKKKKKKKKKKPFILVKLERVWPSTKEIEEEGNNAATEEPEDDINLDDLEDNLDLESFGKKKKKKKKPFNLVKLEGALPSTKEIEEEGNNAATEEPEDDINLDDLKDILDLESFGKKKKKKKKPFILVKLEGALPSTKEIEEEEDNLDLESFGKKKKKKKKPFNLVKLEGALPSTKEIEEEGNSAATKEPEDDDINFPK
- the LOC137252502 gene encoding uncharacterized protein PF3D7_1120000-like isoform X1, whose protein sequence is MDTEDGFDPTLLKKKKKKKTFDLDAALGLDDGSKKEEAKDESAMDTGVADLEDNLDLESFGKKKKKKKKPFNLVKLEGALPSTKEIEEEGNNAAIEEPEDDINLDDLKDNLDLESFGKKKKKKKKPFILVKLEGALPSTKEIEEEGNNAATEEPEDDINLNDLEDNLDLESFGKKKKKKKNPFNLVKLEGALPSTKEIEEEGNNAATEEPEDDINLDDLKDNLDLESFGKKKKKKKKPFILVKLEGALSSTKEIEEEGNNAATEEPEDDINLDDLEDNLDLESFGKKKKKKKKPFNLVKLEGALPSTKEIEEEGNNAATEEPEDDINFDDLKDILDLESFGKKKKKKKKKKKPFILVKLERVWPSTKEIEEEGNNAATEEPEDDINLDDLEDNLDLESFGKKKKKKKKPFNLVKLEGALPSTKEIEEEGNNAATEEPEDDINLDDLKDILDLESFGKKKKKKKKPFILVKLEGALPSTKEIEEEEDNLDLESFGKKKKKKKKPFNLVKLEGALPSTKEIEEEGNSAATKEPEDDDINFPK
- the LOC137252502 gene encoding uncharacterized protein PF3D7_1120000-like isoform X2, with translation MDTEDGFDPTLLKKKKKKKTFDLDAALGLDDGSKKEEAKDESAMDTGVADLEDNLDLESFGKKKKKKKKPFNLVKLEGALPSTKEIEEEGNNAAIEEPEDDINLDDLKDNLDLESFGKKKKKKKKPFILVKLEGALPSTKEIEEEGNNAATEEPEDDINLNDLEDNLDLESFGKKKKKKKNPFNLVKLEGALPSTKEIEEEGNNAATEEPEDDINLDDLKDNLDLESFGKKKKKKKKPFILVKLEGALSSTKEIEEEGNNAATEEPEDDINLDDLEDNLDLESFGKKKKKKKKPFNLVKLEGALPSTKEIEEEGNNAATEEPEDDINFDDLKDILDLESFGKKKKKKKKKKKPFILVKLERVWPSTKEIEEEGNNAATEEPEDDINLDDLEDNLDLESFGKKKKKKKKPFNLVKLEGALPSTKEIEEEGNNAATEEPEDDINLDDLKDILDLESFGKKKKKKKKPFILVKLEGALPSTKEIEEEDNLDLESFGKKKKKKKKPFNLVKLEGALPSTKEIEEEGNSAATKEPEDDDINFPK
- the LOC137252502 gene encoding uncharacterized protein PF3D7_1120000-like isoform X12; protein product: MDTEDGFDPTLLKKKKKKKTFDLDAALGLDDGSKKEEAKDESAMDTGVADLEDNLDLESFGKKKKKKKKPFNLVKLEGALPSTKEIEEEGNNAAIEEPEDDINLDDLKDNLDLESFGKKKKKKKKPFILVKLEGALPSTKEIEEEGNNAATEEPEDDINLNDLEDNLDLESFGKKKKKKKNPFNLVKLEGALPSTKEIEEEGNNAATEEPEDDINLDDLKDNLDLESFGKKKKKKKKPFILVKLEGALSSTKEIEEEGNNAATEEPEDDINLDDLEDNLDLESFGKKKKKKKKPFNLVKLEGALPSTKEIEEEGNNAATEEPEDDINFDDLKDILDLESFGKKKKKKKKKKKPFILVKLERVWPSTKEIEEEDNLDLESFGKKKKKKKKPFNLVKLEGALPSTKEIEEEGNNAATEEPEDDINLDDLKDILDLESFGKKKKKKKKPFILVKLEGALPSTKEIEEEEDNLDLESFGKKKKKKKKPFNLVKLEGALPSTKEIEEEGNSAATKEPEDDDINFPK
- the LOC137252502 gene encoding uncharacterized protein PF3D7_1120000-like isoform X18; this encodes MDTEDGFDPTLLKKKKKKKTFDLDAALGLDDGSKKEEAKDESAMDTGVADLEDNLDLESFGKKKKKKKKPFNLVKLEGALPSTKEIEEEGNNAAIEEPEDDINLDDLKDNLDLESFGKKKKKKKKPFILVKLEGALPSTKEIEEEGNNAATEEPEDDINLNDLEDNLDLESFGKKKKKKKNPFNLVKLEGALPSTKEIEEEGNNAATEEPEDDINLDDLKDNLDLESFGKKKKKKKKPFILVKLEGALSSTKEIEEEGNNAATEEPEDDINLDDLEDNLDLESFGKKKKKKKKPFNLVKLEGALPSTKEIEEEGNNAATEEPEDDINFDDLKDILDLESFGKKKKKKKKKKKPFILVKLERVWPSTKEIEEEDNLDLESFGKKKKKKKKPFNLVKLEGALPSTKEIEEEDILDLESFGKKKKKKKKPFILVKLEGALPSTKEIEEEEDNLDLESFGKKKKKKKKPFNLVKLEGALPSTKEIEEEGNSAATKEPEDDDINFPK
- the LOC137252502 gene encoding uncharacterized protein PF3D7_1120000-like isoform X21 yields the protein MDTEDGFDPTLLKKKKKKKTFDLDAALGLDDGSKKEEAKDESAMDTGVADLEDNLDLESFGKKKKKKKKPFNLVKLEGALPSTKEIEEEGNNAAIEEPEDDINLDDLKDNLDLESFGKKKKKKKKPFILVKLEGALPSTKEIEEEGNNAATEEPEDDINLNDLEDNLDLESFGKKKKKKKNPFNLVKLEGALPSTKEIEEEGNNAATEEPEDDINLDDLKDNLDLESFGKKKKKKKKPFILVKLEGALSSTKEIEEEGNNAATEEPEDDINLDDLEDNLDLESFGKKKKKKKKPFNLVKLEGALPSTKEIEEEGNNAATEEPEDDINFDDLKDILDLESFGKKKKKKKKKKKPFILVKLERVWPSTKEIEEEDNLDLESFGKKKKKKKKPFNLVKLEGALPSTKEIEEEDNLDLESFGKKKKKKKKPFNLVKLEGALPSTKEIEEEGNSAATKEPEDDDINFPK
- the LOC137252502 gene encoding uncharacterized protein PF3D7_1120000-like isoform X15, whose protein sequence is MDTEDGFDPTLLKKKKKKKTFDLDAALGLDDGSKKEEAKDESAMDTGVADLEDNLDLESFGKKKKKKKKPFNLVKLEGALPSTKEIEEEGNNAAIEEPEDDINLDDLKDNLDLESFGKKKKKKKKPFILVKLEGALPSTKEIEEEEDNLDLESFGKKKKKKKNPFNLVKLEGALPSTKEIEEEDNLDLESFGKKKKKKKKPFILVKLEGALSSTKEIEEEGNNAATEEPEDDINLDDLEDNLDLESFGKKKKKKKKPFNLVKLEGALPSTKEIEEEGNNAATEEPEDDINFDDLKDILDLESFGKKKKKKKKKKKPFILVKLERVWPSTKEIEEEGNNAATEEPEDDINLDDLEDNLDLESFGKKKKKKKKPFNLVKLEGALPSTKEIEEEGNNAATEEPEDDINLDDLKDILDLESFGKKKKKKKKPFILVKLEGALPSTKEIEEEEDNLDLESFGKKKKKKKKPFNLVKLEGALPSTKEIEEEGNSAATKEPEDDDINFPK